One genomic region from Sphingobacterium multivorum encodes:
- a CDS encoding response regulator transcription factor — protein sequence MDFNALFSQKNTVDRLSEKDILQTHSYIELVKAFSRITYQSIYLIDYQAKSFEFVSDNPLFLAGLTATEVMEMGYGFYQKYVPSDDFRMLITINEAGFSFYEKIPIEERKLYVISYDFQIQNAHNKFILINHKLTPVFLTEEGKIWKAICIVSLSTNVSSGNVTIEKLHSNLVWELDLLTGKWNSQKKINLTEREIEILRFYHRGLTIHETSEKIFVSIDTVKFHRRKLFEKLGVSNMNEALVYALNNRLL from the coding sequence ATGGATTTTAACGCGCTATTTTCACAAAAAAATACTGTTGATCGTCTTTCAGAAAAGGACATCCTGCAGACGCATAGCTATATTGAGCTTGTCAAAGCTTTCTCACGAATTACTTACCAGAGTATCTACCTAATCGATTATCAGGCCAAAAGCTTTGAGTTTGTTTCAGACAACCCGCTGTTTCTCGCAGGTTTAACAGCCACAGAGGTGATGGAAATGGGCTATGGCTTTTATCAAAAATATGTTCCATCCGATGATTTCCGGATGCTCATTACGATTAACGAAGCGGGGTTCAGCTTTTACGAAAAAATACCCATCGAGGAACGGAAGCTTTATGTTATATCGTATGATTTTCAGATACAAAATGCGCATAACAAGTTTATTTTGATTAATCATAAACTGACGCCGGTTTTTTTGACAGAAGAGGGAAAAATATGGAAGGCAATTTGTATCGTATCTTTATCTACGAATGTGTCTTCGGGTAACGTGACGATCGAAAAGTTGCACTCCAACTTAGTCTGGGAGTTGGATCTGTTGACCGGGAAATGGAACTCCCAAAAAAAGATTAACCTTACCGAACGTGAAATAGAAATTTTACGCTTTTATCATCGCGGTCTGACCATTCATGAAACTTCCGAAAAAATTTTCGTTTCCATTGACACGGTGAAATTTCATCGGCGAAAATTATTTGAAAAACTGGGGGTAAGTAACATGAATGAAGCATTGGTTTATGCATTGAATAATAGGTTATTGTAA
- a CDS encoding DUF3667 domain-containing protein: MITCKNCGTDITSKFCPDCGQPAMLKRIDAHYISHEIEHVLHFERGILYTISGLVTAPGKNVQNYISENRSRLVKPIIFVIVTSLVYSIIAHFFHTEERYMQSINNHGIGSELIITTNIFRWLQDHYGYANIIMGVFIALWTKLFFRKYDYNLFEIIILLCFIMGMAMLIYAFFALVDGITHQHLILYATIVSFVYYSWAIGQFFDKAKKISYFKAFAALIIGFVSYLIVIIFIGITLDILIK, encoded by the coding sequence ATGATAACTTGCAAAAACTGTGGCACAGATATTACGTCAAAATTCTGTCCCGATTGTGGTCAACCTGCAATGCTAAAAAGAATAGATGCGCATTATATCTCCCATGAAATAGAACATGTACTTCATTTTGAACGCGGCATCCTCTATACCATTAGTGGATTGGTGACAGCCCCAGGCAAAAATGTGCAAAATTACATTTCTGAAAATCGTAGCCGGCTAGTCAAACCTATTATTTTTGTTATTGTAACCTCTTTAGTGTACTCAATTATTGCCCACTTTTTCCATACTGAAGAGCGGTATATGCAGTCAATTAACAACCATGGTATTGGAAGTGAACTCATCATCACAACCAACATCTTCCGATGGCTGCAAGATCATTATGGGTATGCTAACATCATTATGGGAGTCTTTATCGCCCTTTGGACTAAATTATTCTTTAGAAAATACGACTATAATCTTTTTGAAATCATCATCTTATTATGTTTTATTATGGGGATGGCGATGTTAATTTATGCATTTTTTGCACTAGTTGACGGTATCACGCACCAGCATCTTATCCTATACGCAACTATTGTGTCCTTTGTATATTACTCCTGGGCCATTGGACAGTTTTTTGATAAGGCTAAAAAGATCAGCTATTTCAAAGCATTTGCTGCTTTAATAATAGGTTTTGTCTCCTATTTGATCGTCATAATATTCATTGGCATTACCCTGGATATACTTATAAAATAG
- a CDS encoding N-acetyltransferase, translating to MNIVTKFTVATEQGIEALSMITKTLALEKFASLVEPAELEHYIADNFNSRTLVNEINSMSNQWLVVYADDQPMGYARITSKGQKPDALAGTRAIRIADFGVCQHAARQQMETSLMDKCLAVCNPYDVIWVNEPIKSSSIGFFEQNGFIKQPGINRFEGLALESAIYLKAIS from the coding sequence ATGAATATAGTTACAAAATTTACGGTGGCAACAGAGCAGGGAATTGAAGCGTTGTCGATGATCACCAAAACACTGGCGCTAGAAAAATTCGCCAGCTTAGTGGAGCCAGCTGAACTGGAACATTACATCGCTGACAATTTTAATTCCAGAACACTTGTCAACGAAATAAACAGCATGTCAAACCAATGGCTGGTGGTGTATGCCGACGATCAACCAATGGGTTATGCAAGAATAACCTCGAAAGGGCAGAAGCCGGATGCCCTGGCAGGTACACGTGCGATTCGAATCGCGGACTTTGGTGTCTGCCAACATGCAGCTCGGCAGCAAATGGAGACATCTTTAATGGACAAATGTCTTGCCGTCTGCAATCCCTATGACGTGATATGGGTCAATGAACCCATAAAAAGTTCGTCGATAGGATTTTTTGAGCAGAATGGATTTATAAAACAGCCGGGGATTAACAGATTCGAGGGGTTGGCCTTGGAATCAGCAATATATCTTAAGGCGATCTCATAG
- a CDS encoding YegP family protein produces MGKFEVKTRKNGEFQFNLKAGNGQVILSSEGYTTKANCLNGVESVKKNAQDDNKFDRKTSTNGKYYFNLKASNGQIIGSSEMYESASGMENGIESVKKNAPEATVEEIA; encoded by the coding sequence ATGGGTAAATTTGAAGTAAAAACACGGAAAAATGGCGAATTTCAGTTTAATCTAAAAGCTGGAAACGGACAGGTGATTTTAAGCAGTGAAGGTTATACAACTAAAGCAAACTGTTTAAATGGCGTTGAATCTGTTAAAAAGAATGCTCAGGACGATAACAAATTTGATCGTAAAACCTCTACAAACGGTAAGTACTACTTCAATCTCAAGGCGTCCAATGGTCAAATTATCGGAAGCAGCGAGATGTATGAAAGCGCTAGTGGTATGGAAAATGGTATTGAATCTGTCAAGAAGAATGCGCCTGAAGCGACAGTCGAGGAGATAGCCTAA
- a CDS encoding M60 family metallopeptidase, with translation MKKTVFSLITILMLAMAISCRKDGSLMYTLPNDTGAESLAIADSVQLFNVSPSAATEADRLQFRANHNEMQMTGFYVAPNSTITINVKINAGTTAARLAIGTPFRDNIRPVRQYFNLQAGTQTFTVDQYGGLVYVIYTADNYTTTGEIELSFGNGFIPVPYFQKGITSHEQWVATLDSLKGTVPDVVFSSDHTIMVAKIADALLYKNEDQQLIVNRLDSIIDFSNRISGLNGTNGVHAIPYNKHLITVRDSSAGGYMAAGISIYFTDALSYRMLQPKYLSNTNGWGIWHEVGHTYQQKAWTWGNLTETTVNVYSLASERGFGLPVSRVTANNSWPKLTTYFQKNIADRNFNLGDNDLKMIMFHQLWLGFGDDFYIKLSKATRENRPTVSTDAEKMRYFILSVCQIAQKDLSDFFRKWGFKVDESVYTAIGNLNLPAPMQDLTALRD, from the coding sequence ATGAAAAAGACCGTGTTTTCCTTAATCACGATTTTAATGCTCGCTATGGCCATTTCCTGTCGGAAGGACGGCAGCTTAATGTACACCTTACCGAACGATACTGGCGCAGAATCCTTAGCTATAGCGGATTCGGTGCAACTATTTAACGTAAGTCCTTCGGCCGCAACGGAAGCTGATAGACTTCAGTTTCGAGCGAATCACAATGAGATGCAAATGACCGGATTTTATGTGGCGCCAAACAGTACCATAACCATAAATGTAAAAATCAACGCAGGTACTACAGCAGCACGATTAGCGATTGGGACGCCTTTTAGAGACAATATTCGACCAGTGCGGCAGTATTTCAATCTCCAGGCAGGGACGCAGACTTTCACAGTGGATCAATACGGGGGATTGGTTTATGTGATTTATACAGCTGATAATTATACAACAACTGGAGAAATCGAGCTTTCTTTTGGCAATGGCTTTATTCCGGTTCCTTACTTTCAAAAGGGGATAACCTCCCATGAGCAATGGGTAGCTACATTGGATTCGTTGAAAGGTACCGTGCCGGATGTCGTCTTCTCGTCAGATCACACCATCATGGTAGCCAAAATTGCCGATGCCTTGTTGTATAAGAACGAAGATCAACAGCTGATTGTTAATAGACTGGATTCAATTATTGACTTTTCCAATCGGATCAGTGGCTTGAACGGTACCAATGGAGTCCATGCGATACCTTACAATAAGCATCTGATTACCGTGAGGGATTCGAGTGCTGGAGGCTATATGGCTGCCGGTATTTCTATTTATTTTACCGATGCTTTATCTTATCGTATGCTGCAGCCAAAATATCTGTCCAATACAAATGGATGGGGAATATGGCATGAGGTCGGCCACACCTATCAACAAAAAGCTTGGACCTGGGGCAATCTGACAGAAACAACCGTGAACGTCTATTCGCTAGCCAGCGAAAGGGGATTTGGGTTGCCGGTAAGTCGGGTGACAGCCAATAATTCCTGGCCTAAATTGACGACTTACTTTCAAAAAAATATTGCTGATCGCAACTTTAATTTGGGAGATAATGATTTGAAAATGATTATGTTTCATCAACTTTGGTTGGGGTTTGGTGACGATTTTTACATCAAACTTAGCAAAGCTACGCGCGAGAACAGACCCACAGTTTCGACAGATGCAGAGAAAATGCGCTATTTTATACTGTCTGTATGTCAGATTGCTCAAAAAGATCTTTCTGATTTTTTTAGAAAATGGGGGTTTAAAGTCGATGAATCTGTCTATACAGCGATAGGTAATCTGAATTTGCCAGCTCCAATGCAGGATCTAACTGCTTTAAGAGATTAA
- a CDS encoding helix-turn-helix domain-containing protein has protein sequence MKNNIKEQKETLNQLDQNSAPLAEHPIIVEFKKLIHQYPQNHWDLQFYLKKLNVSRMVLHRLTLSSSETSPSTIVKEIVASEIAKKLATTEIPIKELTSYYGFSSSASLTRFIKKHTGLSPRKFRALNALDYI, from the coding sequence ATGAAAAATAACATAAAGGAACAAAAAGAAACATTAAATCAATTGGATCAAAATTCAGCACCGCTCGCGGAACACCCCATTATAGTAGAATTTAAAAAACTCATTCACCAATATCCTCAGAATCACTGGGATCTCCAATTCTACTTGAAAAAGCTCAATGTTTCTAGAATGGTCTTACATCGATTGACACTTTCAAGCAGTGAAACTTCACCCAGCACGATCGTCAAGGAAATTGTCGCAAGTGAGATTGCCAAAAAACTTGCGACCACTGAAATTCCGATTAAAGAGTTGACTTCCTATTATGGTTTTAGTTCTTCAGCATCATTAACACGGTTTATAAAAAAGCATACAGGTCTGAGTCCCCGAAAATTTAGGGCATTAAATGCGCTGGACTATATCTAA
- a CDS encoding PLP-dependent aminotransferase family protein, with the protein MKSYKFEIFTRAIEKNIKSGVYKPGQKLPSVRDFKDYYGLSMSTVQAGYEYLMIRGLVESVPKSGYYVSAKNEMLAEPGGHGRPPIVRDAVFEQRLGLTTASPLERGFSEFNVAAPGDLLVPQKLLLRTMQQVIRELGAGLLRYYPSNGSVQLKDNIVSRAASHQTLLHADELLITDGALQALYIALAAVCEAGDIVAVESPCVFSVLEVIRVLKLRVIEVPVLTKEGFDIDFFRRACQRSAIKAVVITPNFHNPTGILLADEQKITLLAIAHQYHVAVIENDIYGDLNFHGSRPSTLKQFDESGLVMTYSSYSKTLAPGIRLGWLSTGLFLKDAEQIKFALGSTVSPLNQETVSRLIGSSSYDRHIRSLKMQLAKNAYLATNLIASSFPEQTKVIAPAGGYNLWVKMPESTHMSDFYAQCEKIGARFTPGYTFSFANTFGHYFRLVIADKFSDKRIEAIQHIGRYLCGNL; encoded by the coding sequence ATGAAGAGCTATAAATTTGAAATCTTTACACGGGCAATCGAGAAAAATATAAAATCAGGGGTCTATAAACCCGGACAAAAGCTACCTTCAGTACGTGATTTTAAAGATTATTATGGTTTAAGTATGAGTACTGTTCAAGCTGGATACGAATATCTTATGATTCGTGGCCTAGTGGAAAGCGTTCCGAAATCTGGCTACTATGTCAGTGCGAAAAATGAAATGCTGGCAGAACCAGGAGGGCATGGTCGTCCACCAATAGTAAGGGATGCTGTCTTTGAACAAAGGCTGGGCTTGACAACAGCGTCACCTTTGGAGCGGGGTTTTTCCGAATTTAATGTTGCGGCTCCAGGGGATCTCCTTGTTCCGCAAAAACTTTTACTTCGGACGATGCAACAGGTCATTCGGGAACTAGGGGCAGGCTTGCTACGTTATTATCCGTCGAATGGCTCTGTACAATTGAAGGATAACATTGTCAGCCGTGCGGCCTCTCATCAGACCTTACTGCATGCAGATGAATTGCTGATCACAGATGGCGCCTTACAGGCCTTGTATATCGCCTTGGCAGCCGTATGCGAAGCCGGAGATATTGTTGCTGTGGAAAGTCCATGTGTATTTTCTGTATTGGAGGTCATTCGGGTGCTCAAACTGCGTGTCATTGAAGTTCCTGTTCTGACTAAAGAAGGCTTCGATATTGATTTTTTTAGAAGAGCATGTCAAAGAAGTGCTATAAAAGCCGTCGTGATAACACCGAATTTTCATAATCCAACAGGTATTTTGCTTGCAGATGAACAGAAAATTACTTTATTGGCGATTGCTCATCAATATCATGTTGCTGTTATCGAGAACGATATATATGGCGACCTAAACTTTCATGGGAGTAGACCATCAACTTTAAAACAATTTGATGAAAGCGGATTGGTGATGACTTATTCATCTTATTCAAAAACCCTGGCACCTGGAATTCGACTGGGCTGGTTAAGCACAGGGCTATTTCTGAAAGATGCCGAACAGATCAAGTTTGCGTTGGGCAGTACAGTTTCCCCTTTGAATCAGGAGACTGTAAGCCGTTTAATCGGCAGCAGTAGTTACGATCGGCATATTCGTTCACTGAAGATGCAACTGGCAAAAAATGCCTATCTAGCCACCAACCTAATCGCTTCCAGTTTTCCCGAACAAACCAAAGTGATTGCCCCGGCTGGTGGATATAATCTTTGGGTTAAAATGCCCGAAAGTACACATATGTCGGATTTTTATGCGCAGTGTGAAAAAATTGGTGCGAGATTCACACCGGGTTATACGTTCTCTTTTGCGAATACTTTTGGACATTATTTTAGGTTGGTCATCGCGGATAAATTTTCTGATAAACGAATTGAAGCGATCCAGCATATAGGTCGGTATTTATGTGGGAACCTGTAG
- the msrB gene encoding peptide-methionine (R)-S-oxide reductase MsrB yields the protein MNTTNQKDHVVYFAGGCFWGTEHFFKQVRGVTATEVGYANGNLQHPSYAQVSTGTSGFAETVKVNFDPALVDLKLLVDLFFKTIDPTSLNKQGNDIGTQYRTGIYYTNADDAAVIKEQIAALASQYKSKIVVEIEPLQNYYNAEAYHQKYLDKNPGGYCHISPDLFELARNANLEKAKVNVENRYKKADKETLKKELTPLQYDVTQNSATERAFDNAYNDEFREGIYVDITTGEPLFVSTDKFESGCGWPSFSKPISDSLIQEHADTSYGMRRTEVRSKTGDAHLGHVFNDGPADKGGLRYCINSASLRFIPKDKMKAQGYEKYLPLLVKK from the coding sequence ATGAATACTACAAATCAAAAAGATCATGTTGTCTATTTTGCAGGAGGATGCTTCTGGGGAACTGAGCATTTCTTTAAACAAGTGCGCGGGGTCACCGCAACGGAAGTTGGCTATGCCAATGGAAACCTTCAGCACCCTTCTTATGCACAAGTTTCGACAGGAACGTCCGGGTTTGCCGAAACCGTAAAGGTAAACTTCGACCCAGCGCTTGTCGATCTAAAGCTGCTCGTAGATCTTTTCTTCAAAACAATTGACCCGACTTCACTGAATAAACAAGGCAACGATATCGGTACACAGTACCGTACAGGCATTTATTATACCAATGCGGACGATGCCGCTGTTATCAAAGAGCAAATAGCTGCTTTAGCAAGTCAATACAAGAGCAAAATAGTGGTGGAAATAGAACCTTTACAGAATTACTATAATGCTGAAGCTTATCATCAAAAATACCTGGACAAAAACCCCGGTGGTTATTGCCATATAAGCCCTGATTTATTTGAACTTGCGCGAAATGCCAACCTCGAAAAAGCGAAAGTGAACGTTGAAAACAGGTATAAAAAAGCTGACAAGGAGACCTTGAAGAAGGAGTTAACTCCATTGCAATACGATGTTACACAAAACAGCGCAACAGAGCGCGCATTTGACAATGCCTATAATGACGAATTTAGGGAAGGCATTTATGTCGATATCACAACCGGAGAACCCTTATTTGTCTCAACAGATAAATTTGAATCGGGCTGTGGATGGCCCAGTTTTTCCAAACCAATTAGCGATAGCTTGATTCAAGAACACGCCGACACTTCGTACGGGATGCGCAGAACGGAAGTACGCAGCAAAACTGGTGATGCACACCTCGGCCACGTTTTTAACGATGGACCGGCAGATAAAGGTGGTCTACGTTATTGTATAAACAGTGCTTCACTTCGATTTATTCCAAAAGACAAGATGAAAGCACAGGGCTACGAGAAGTACTTACCCTTATTGGTGAAAAAATAA
- a CDS encoding DUF5694 domain-containing protein yields MLIKTIQIRNIGIALGVLFFGNSYAQQKIEVLNFGTFHMSYTPDAHKVEFDEKDQKNRKETYQVAKLLADFKPTIICVEVIPEKNRELNSDYRSFIDDKSHKAKFGGEIALIAYEVGKLAGVKTIYGIDEQQTAAYNYNIANELENQVDTVTYKNYMGKIMKEFTPIDQLSILDKLKVFNHKETLQKFINVNADILTYSSTKGNFEGADEASKFYRRNLRILSNLNQIPVTAQDRILLITGATHAAFLGEFLQRSPKYKLVDVAEYLQ; encoded by the coding sequence ATGCTTATTAAAACTATACAGATTCGAAATATTGGAATCGCCCTTGGGGTCTTATTTTTTGGGAACAGCTACGCACAGCAGAAAATTGAAGTTTTAAATTTTGGGACATTTCACATGAGCTATACCCCTGATGCCCATAAAGTGGAATTTGATGAAAAAGATCAAAAAAACAGGAAAGAAACCTATCAAGTAGCCAAACTGTTGGCTGATTTTAAACCAACCATCATTTGCGTAGAAGTCATTCCTGAAAAAAACAGAGAATTGAACAGTGACTACAGGTCTTTTATAGACGACAAAAGCCATAAAGCTAAGTTTGGTGGTGAAATAGCCTTAATCGCTTATGAAGTTGGCAAACTTGCAGGGGTAAAAACAATTTATGGAATTGATGAACAACAAACCGCAGCATATAATTACAATATTGCCAATGAACTGGAGAACCAGGTGGATACTGTAACGTATAAAAACTACATGGGAAAAATCATGAAGGAATTCACTCCTATTGATCAACTCTCCATTTTAGATAAATTAAAGGTATTTAATCACAAAGAGACCTTGCAAAAATTTATCAATGTAAACGCTGATATCTTAACCTACAGTAGTACAAAAGGTAATTTTGAAGGAGCAGACGAAGCCAGTAAATTTTACCGAAGAAATCTACGGATACTCTCCAATTTAAATCAGATCCCTGTCACTGCGCAAGATCGTATTTTGCTGATAACCGGTGCTACTCACGCCGCTTTTCTTGGTGAGTTTTTGCAACGGAGCCCCAAATACAAGCTTGTAGACGTTGCTGAATACCTCCAATAA
- the dxs gene encoding 1-deoxy-D-xylulose-5-phosphate synthase, translated as MTGNYQINSPNELRALPQEVLPELGQELRNLLIDHIATHGGHFSSSLGVVELTIAIHYVFNTPEDKLIWDVGHQAYVHKLITGRAARFHSNRLLHGISGFPVMEENNFDAFGTGHSSTSLSAILGMACAARYKGDHSRQHIAVIGDGAMTAGLAFEALNNIGFEQPDLLIILNDNNMSIDAGTGALQNYLTDLTSGQAYNQFKSQIKKLLSRNKDQAQWSIAAIRKVEKLIKTGLLASSNIFEALGIRYFGPVDGHNLHKLIKIFEQLKHIPGPKIVHCVTQKGKGFAPAMLNKAEWHATGKFDKLTGKRLESQVPQLHNETFQQVLGETLTQLARKNSRIMAISPAMVSGSRLTAMKQLMPKRVFDVGICEQHAVTFSAGLAADGLLPFCIIYSTFLQRAYDQLIHDVALQKLPVVFCIDRAGVVGPDGPTHQGAFDIAFLRCIPNITGASPMTLTDFKNLLFTAQDIALDGPFAIRYPKGRGNQEKQSDKYTRLEIGKGRRLCSGKDIALLSLGPVGQYAQDACCELLQEDIHVGHYDLRFFKPLDEALLHEVFQSYSSIITIEDGCVAGGVGTAVLEFMVEHGYSATLKRLGLPDSFAVQGTQQQLHQLYYYDKQAIIATVRQLHKGLIKPTDSCCSLKPKGVFP; from the coding sequence ATGACAGGTAATTATCAAATCAACAGCCCCAATGAATTACGAGCTCTTCCACAGGAGGTATTACCCGAATTAGGTCAGGAATTAAGGAACCTCCTCATTGACCATATTGCTACACATGGCGGTCATTTTAGTTCAAGCCTTGGTGTTGTAGAACTTACCATAGCAATACATTATGTGTTTAACACCCCTGAGGATAAATTGATATGGGACGTTGGTCATCAGGCTTATGTCCATAAATTAATCACGGGTAGAGCGGCTCGCTTTCATTCGAACAGGCTTCTACATGGCATCAGCGGATTTCCTGTTATGGAAGAAAATAACTTTGACGCGTTTGGTACCGGTCATTCATCCACATCCTTATCAGCAATTCTGGGTATGGCCTGCGCAGCCAGGTATAAGGGTGATCATAGCCGTCAACACATCGCTGTTATCGGTGACGGCGCCATGACTGCCGGTCTAGCATTCGAAGCTTTAAATAATATTGGTTTCGAACAGCCCGACCTGTTGATTATATTAAATGACAACAATATGTCTATTGATGCCGGTACGGGAGCGCTACAAAATTATCTGACCGACCTGACCTCGGGGCAAGCCTATAATCAGTTCAAATCACAGATCAAAAAGCTGCTGTCGCGTAATAAGGATCAGGCACAATGGTCAATTGCTGCAATTAGAAAAGTAGAGAAACTGATAAAAACGGGACTACTTGCTTCAAGCAATATTTTTGAGGCCTTAGGTATACGTTATTTTGGACCAGTGGATGGTCATAATCTCCATAAGCTTATCAAAATATTCGAGCAGTTGAAGCATATACCCGGGCCCAAAATAGTACATTGTGTGACGCAGAAAGGAAAAGGTTTTGCGCCGGCCATGTTAAATAAGGCAGAATGGCATGCCACCGGGAAATTCGACAAACTGACAGGTAAACGGTTAGAAAGCCAGGTACCGCAACTCCACAACGAGACTTTTCAGCAGGTGTTGGGCGAAACGCTGACACAGCTGGCCCGAAAGAATAGTCGTATTATGGCTATTAGCCCAGCGATGGTTTCCGGCAGCAGACTAACGGCAATGAAACAGCTGATGCCCAAGCGTGTTTTTGATGTTGGTATCTGCGAACAGCATGCCGTTACTTTTTCTGCCGGCCTTGCTGCCGATGGGCTACTTCCTTTCTGTATTATTTATTCGACATTCTTACAACGCGCCTATGATCAGCTTATCCACGACGTCGCTTTACAGAAATTACCAGTCGTATTCTGTATCGACAGGGCCGGTGTTGTCGGTCCCGATGGCCCCACCCATCAGGGGGCATTCGACATTGCTTTTCTCCGTTGCATACCCAACATTACGGGCGCCTCTCCCATGACGCTTACAGACTTTAAAAATTTGTTGTTCACGGCTCAGGACATCGCTCTCGATGGACCTTTTGCAATCCGCTACCCAAAAGGTCGGGGTAACCAAGAAAAACAATCCGACAAATACACAAGACTTGAAATTGGAAAAGGAAGAAGACTTTGTTCAGGCAAAGACATTGCCCTACTCTCTCTTGGACCCGTTGGTCAATATGCACAGGACGCCTGCTGCGAGCTGCTCCAAGAGGACATCCACGTCGGGCACTATGATCTCCGGTTTTTTAAACCGCTCGACGAAGCGTTATTACATGAGGTATTCCAATCATATTCGTCTATCATCACCATCGAAGATGGATGTGTAGCAGGTGGAGTGGGCACCGCAGTGCTTGAATTTATGGTGGAACATGGTTACTCAGCCACGTTGAAGCGTCTTGGTTTGCCCGACTCGTTCGCAGTACAGGGTACACAGCAACAGCTTCACCAACTTTATTACTACGACAAACAGGCTATTATAGCCACAGTGAGACAGCTACACAAGGGCCTGATCAAACCGACAGATTCATGCTGTAGCCTTAAGCCGAAAGGAGTCTTTCCCTGA